A DNA window from Zingiber officinale cultivar Zhangliang chromosome 3A, Zo_v1.1, whole genome shotgun sequence contains the following coding sequences:
- the LOC122053728 gene encoding BURP domain-containing protein 3-like has product MANHLIVYLFFLGLLAGLVAHPSFALASSPELYWKTTLPNTPIPSCIHDILHPPETSPGLWTSQGSEEEVVIPGLSSIYYNDATAAQLRDKSSRSLFFLEKDLFPGATFDLQFKRSIPKHADLLPRRVADALPFSSNKLPDVLALLSINPNSKEAREMSATLERCERTANARETKHCATSIESMVDFAVSALATDYVSAVSTVANSTAAEAMQRYAVEGFERMGGEGLGVFCHAEPYAYVVFHCHAVGKGMMREYAVSLKGSDGSRVEAMAVCHLDTTSWNPQHLMLQVLQVKPGSAEPVCHFLPSDHVLWTPRQQML; this is encoded by the exons ATGGCGAACCACCTCATCGTGTACCTGTTCTTCCTCGGG CTCCTCGCCGGACTCGTAGCCCATCCATCATTTGCACTTGCTTCGTCGCCGGAGCTCTACTGGAAAACTACTCTCCCCAACACTCCCATCCCTAGTTGCATCCATGACATCCTTCACCCCCCTG AGACGAGCCCAGGCTTATGGACGTCGCAAGGGTCCGAAGAGGAAGTGGTGATTCCCGGACTCTCCTCCATTTACTACAACGACGCCACCGCAGCGCAGCTCCGCGACAAGTCCTCCCGGTCTCTGTTTTTCCTCGAGAAGGACCTGTTTCCAGGAGCCACCTTCGACTTGCAATTCAAGCGATCCATCCCCAAACACGCCGACCTCCTCCCTCGCCGCGTGGCCGACGCCCTCCCCTTCTCCTCCAACAAGCTCCCCGACGTCCTTGCGCTTCTCTCAATCAACCCTAACTCGAAGGAAGCCCGGGAGATGAGCGCGACCCTAGAACGGTGCGAGCGCACGGCGAATGCAAGGGAGACGAAGCACTGCGCCACCTCCATCGAGTCCATGGTCGACTTCGCCGTCTCGGCTCTGGCCACCGACTATGTCAGCGCGGTGTCGACAGTCGCAAACTCCACGGCGGCGGAGGCCATGCAGCGGTACGCGGTGGAGGGGTTCGAAAGGATGGGCGGGGAGGGGCTGGGCGTGTTCTGCCACGCCGAGCCGTACGCGTACGTTGTGTTCCACTGCCACGCGGTGGGGAAGGGGATGATGAGGGAGTACGCAGTGAGCTTGAAGGGGAGCGACGGGAGCCGAGTGGAGGCGATGGCAGTTTGTCACCTGGACACGACGTCGTGGAATCCGCAGCACTTGATGCTCCAGGTGCTGCAGGTGAAGCCGGGGAGCGCAGAGCCGGTGTGCCATTTCCTGCCTAGCGACCATGTCCTGTGGACCCCTCGCCAACAAATGCTGTGA